From the uncultured Desulfovibrio sp. genome, one window contains:
- a CDS encoding SulP family inorganic anion transporter, whose protein sequence is MRAARLFPFLETIRTYSAQDFKADMTAALTVTPMAVPQAMAYAIIAGVHPQYGIYACMLPVVLAALWGSSRFMAAGPTNAISMIIFSTLATISVGGELISTMPEESRMAYIFGMALLCGLIQLGMGLARLGDLVNFISHSVMVAFSTGAALLIAAGQLYMAMGLTGPKPSGFFNQMFGALHGLPFINYWSLGIAVGTIVLTVFFKRLSPRFPASLAALGVITLFAAVFSVDERGVPLVGAIPSVVPPFSLPPSFDLDAVRDLFMPALAIALLGTVESLAIGKQLANIKGDAFDGSQELIGQGLGNIAAGLTSGIPGCGSFTRSALVVTSGGRTRMGTVFSGILALPLLFVLAPLISWLPLPALSGVLLLISFKMIDIDAIRLCVVATSVDRAVLLITFMSTLLFDLEKAIFIGVMLSLTLFIYKTAHPRVNRLHKGDPLLREGPAELPQGVTVYMIEGTLFFGAIHELERLLYAEDNEPTRLVVLHLSRVFWIDASGAHALSQFIERCYARSLPVILVVGSPSVRTILRRTGLLDYLSNGFVADTTGEGLRLAAAMLNRFACSDAQCATVGADVTNAQPAQPVQAAPPASGSSGPEDMAQSARVALDPQGNELPAEQTAPAENSAEPPRVTKERP, encoded by the coding sequence ATGCGAGCCGCCCGGCTTTTTCCCTTTCTTGAGACCATCAGGACTTATTCCGCCCAGGATTTCAAGGCGGACATGACGGCGGCCCTTACCGTGACGCCTATGGCTGTGCCTCAGGCCATGGCCTACGCCATTATTGCCGGGGTTCATCCGCAGTATGGCATCTACGCCTGCATGCTGCCCGTGGTGCTGGCCGCCCTGTGGGGATCATCCCGCTTTATGGCCGCTGGCCCCACCAACGCCATCTCCATGATTATTTTCTCCACCCTCGCTACCATCAGCGTGGGCGGCGAACTGATCAGCACCATGCCCGAAGAATCGCGCATGGCCTATATTTTCGGCATGGCGCTCCTGTGCGGTCTTATCCAGCTGGGCATGGGGCTGGCGCGGCTGGGCGATCTGGTCAATTTTATCTCGCACTCGGTCATGGTGGCCTTTTCCACCGGAGCGGCGCTGCTCATTGCCGCGGGGCAACTCTACATGGCCATGGGCCTGACCGGCCCCAAGCCCTCGGGCTTTTTCAACCAGATGTTCGGCGCGCTGCACGGCCTGCCCTTTATCAATTACTGGAGCCTCGGCATTGCCGTTGGCACCATTGTTCTGACCGTGTTCTTCAAGCGCCTGTCGCCGCGCTTTCCCGCATCACTGGCCGCGCTCGGCGTAATCACGCTCTTTGCCGCCGTGTTCAGCGTGGACGAAAGGGGTGTTCCGCTGGTTGGGGCCATCCCAAGCGTTGTGCCGCCTTTTTCCCTGCCTCCCTCTTTTGATCTGGACGCGGTGCGCGACCTGTTCATGCCCGCGCTGGCCATTGCCCTGCTGGGAACAGTGGAATCACTGGCCATTGGCAAACAACTGGCAAACATCAAGGGCGATGCGTTTGACGGCAGCCAGGAACTTATCGGTCAGGGCCTCGGCAATATCGCCGCGGGCCTTACGTCGGGCATCCCCGGCTGCGGTTCCTTTACCCGCAGCGCCCTTGTGGTCACATCCGGCGGCAGAACGCGCATGGGCACGGTGTTTTCCGGCATTCTCGCCCTGCCACTGCTGTTTGTGCTGGCCCCGCTCATAAGCTGGCTGCCGCTCCCCGCCCTGAGCGGCGTACTGCTGCTTATTTCCTTCAAGATGATAGACATTGACGCCATCCGCCTCTGCGTTGTGGCGACCAGCGTGGACAGGGCCGTGCTGCTCATCACCTTTATGTCCACACTGCTGTTTGATCTTGAAAAAGCCATCTTCATCGGCGTGATGCTTTCCCTCACGCTGTTTATTTACAAGACCGCCCACCCGCGTGTGAACAGGCTTCACAAGGGCGACCCGCTGCTGCGCGAAGGCCCCGCCGAGCTGCCGCAGGGCGTCACCGTGTACATGATTGAAGGAACCCTGTTTTTCGGGGCCATCCACGAGCTTGAACGCCTGCTGTATGCCGAGGACAACGAGCCAACCCGGCTTGTGGTGTTGCATCTTTCGCGCGTGTTCTGGATTGATGCTTCAGGAGCGCATGCGCTTTCGCAATTTATCGAGCGCTGCTATGCCCGTAGCCTGCCGGTTATTCTGGTGGTGGGCAGCCCTTCGGTGCGTACCATCTTGCGACGCACAGGCCTTCTGGATTATCTCAGCAACGGCTTTGTGGCCGACACCACGGGCGAAGGCCTGCGGCTGGCGGCAGCCATGCTGAACCGCTTTGCATGCAGCGATGCCCAGTGCGCGACAGTGGGCGCAGATGTCACCAACGCGCAGCCCGCGCAACCTGTGCAGGCAGCCCCGCCTGCCTCCGGCAGTTCCGGCCCGGAGGATATGGCGCAGTCTGCCCGCGTGGCGCTGGATCCCCAAGGCAACGAGCTGCCCGCCGAACAAACCGCCCCTGCGGAAAATTCCGCCGAACCGCCGCGCGTGACCAAGGAGCGCCCGTGA
- a CDS encoding transglycosylase SLT domain-containing protein produces MRSALQPSDGGRLKAVPTPTGMPMKQRNTILLISLGLAAALLVLGLLAGFVPQSEGPELRRRASGMVARLRPEDMPIPIQAQGDGIRQWAVRGAVEPHSEQTSGGSPQTRLAVDASTSARASGAHKTQGTSSATDKATDLALVRRIVSFGPEGVILDTGEPSLAFSGDAQGDFAPLLALDGVSIPLLVSNQPRDYGDALDAAGRPLRWVTPTAMMAGYSPRVVRRAAIEVLRHGTVFDNFVGDIDDNDMEKLQARARRYQNLVENFSRRYNLSTELVYAIIHSESDFSPTLVSNKSAMGLMQVVPDTANDEVHKYLYGSMGDVGFEDLRVPETNIRYGTTYLHILFTRYFSGVHNPLAREYCAIAAYNMGPNRFLRLYGKTVEEAVDNINAMTVDAFYRDLATRLPARETRFYVARVQRMKAQYASLR; encoded by the coding sequence ATGAGATCAGCCCTACAACCGTCAGACGGCGGCAGGCTCAAGGCCGTGCCGACGCCCACGGGGATGCCCATGAAACAACGTAACACAATATTGCTCATATCGCTCGGCCTTGCCGCCGCCTTGCTGGTGCTCGGCCTGCTGGCCGGTTTTGTGCCGCAGAGCGAGGGGCCGGAACTGCGCCGCCGCGCGAGCGGCATGGTGGCCCGCCTGCGTCCCGAAGACATGCCCATTCCCATTCAGGCGCAGGGTGACGGCATACGCCAGTGGGCCGTGCGCGGGGCGGTGGAGCCGCATTCTGAACAGACATCCGGGGGTAGTCCGCAGACGCGTCTGGCTGTCGATGCCAGCACATCTGCCCGGGCATCCGGTGCCCACAAAACGCAGGGGACATCCTCTGCTACGGATAAGGCTACAGATCTGGCTCTGGTCAGGCGCATTGTTTCCTTTGGGCCGGAAGGCGTCATTCTTGATACTGGCGAACCCTCATTGGCCTTTTCCGGCGATGCGCAGGGTGATTTTGCCCCGCTGCTGGCTCTGGACGGTGTTTCCATTCCGCTTTTGGTCAGCAACCAGCCCCGTGATTACGGCGACGCCCTTGATGCGGCGGGCCGCCCGTTGCGCTGGGTGACGCCCACGGCCATGATGGCAGGCTATTCGCCCCGCGTGGTGCGCAGGGCTGCCATTGAAGTGCTGCGCCACGGTACTGTTTTTGATAACTTTGTGGGCGATATTGATGATAACGACATGGAAAAACTACAGGCCAGAGCCCGCCGTTATCAGAATCTGGTGGAGAATTTTTCGCGCCGCTACAATTTGAGCACCGAGCTTGTGTACGCCATCATTCACAGCGAAAGCGACTTTTCGCCAACCCTGGTCAGCAACAAGTCGGCCATGGGCCTCATGCAGGTCGTGCCGGATACAGCTAACGATGAAGTGCACAAATACCTTTACGGAAGCATGGGCGATGTGGGTTTTGAAGACCTGCGCGTGCCCGAAACCAACATCCGCTATGGCACAACCTATCTGCACATCCTGTTCACCCGCTATTTTTCCGGTGTGCACAACCCTCTGGCAAGGGAATATTGCGCGATTGCCGCCTACAATATGGGACCGAACCGTTTTCTGCGGCTCTACGGCAAAACCGTGGAAGAAGCCGTGGACAACATAAACGCCATGACGGTTGACGCTTTTTACAGGGATCTTGCCACGCGCCTGCCTGCCCGTGAAACACGTTTCTACGTCGCCCGGGTGCAGCGAATGAAGGCCCAGTACGCCTCGCTGCGCTGA
- a CDS encoding OmpH family outer membrane protein yields MRIRFFMPLALLLSFMLFACQQGDNNAQPKVAVVDMARVMRDSEPGKAGVKFLESLQGDMQTKLNDIQQRLEANPKDAEAQKELQAVYMSAQQRMQVEQQNVVNLLYDAIQRVINTYRTEKGYAVIISTEAVAAFDSKSDVTNEVLDLVNKQKLDFKSVTPEAEKAPEAAPAPKAETPKDDKAAKAKK; encoded by the coding sequence ATGCGAATCCGTTTTTTTATGCCGCTGGCTCTGCTGCTGAGCTTCATGCTTTTTGCCTGCCAACAGGGCGACAATAACGCCCAGCCCAAGGTGGCGGTGGTGGATATGGCGCGCGTGATGCGCGATAGCGAACCTGGCAAGGCCGGCGTGAAGTTCCTTGAAAGCCTTCAGGGCGACATGCAGACCAAGCTTAACGACATCCAGCAGCGCCTGGAAGCCAACCCCAAGGACGCTGAAGCGCAGAAAGAACTGCAGGCCGTCTACATGTCTGCCCAGCAGCGCATGCAGGTGGAGCAGCAGAATGTTGTAAACCTGCTGTATGATGCCATTCAGCGCGTGATCAATACCTATCGCACTGAAAAGGGCTATGCCGTCATCATCAGCACTGAAGCTGTCGCCGCTTTTGACTCCAAGAGCGATGTGACCAACGAAGTGCTGGATCTTGTGAACAAGCAGAAGCTTGATTTCAAGTCTGTGACGCCTGAAGCTGAAAAGGCTCCGGAAGCCGCCCCCGCCCCCAAGGCCGAAACGCCCAAGGACGACAAGGCTGCCAAGGCCAAGAAGTAA
- a CDS encoding tRNA-dihydrouridine synthase yields the protein MTKVFQLPTCPANPDSLPFGPEHPWLAPLAGYSDLPFRLLCREYGAAVCVTEMVSAKGLVYESPGTNELLMTLPEDQPLVVQLFGAEASFLGRAVELLRQSGFGWFDLNMGCSVSKVLRQSAGAAMLGDTENVLVVARAMIEAAGRGRVGFKLRLGLDDTRPVLPDLALRLEDAGAGWLTLHPRTARQGFGGTAQWEAIAMLAQRLTIPLLASGDLFSAEDGVNCLNSTGASGVMYARGAMHNPAIFADHAALLAGNTPVQADAPRLRAMISRHLELARAHCPGKAALWKMRSVVPRYVRTLPGARALRQELCRCNDWEELDRLLDIFLGSPD from the coding sequence GTGACCAAGGTTTTTCAACTGCCCACCTGCCCCGCAAACCCTGATTCCCTGCCCTTTGGCCCCGAGCATCCCTGGCTGGCCCCGCTGGCCGGGTACAGCGATCTGCCCTTTCGCCTGCTCTGCCGCGAATACGGCGCCGCCGTGTGCGTTACCGAAATGGTCAGCGCCAAGGGCCTTGTTTATGAAAGCCCCGGCACCAACGAGCTGCTCATGACCCTGCCCGAAGACCAGCCGCTGGTGGTTCAGCTTTTCGGCGCGGAGGCCTCCTTTCTGGGGCGCGCGGTGGAGCTGTTGCGGCAGTCCGGCTTTGGCTGGTTTGACCTGAACATGGGCTGTTCTGTTTCCAAGGTGTTGCGCCAGAGTGCTGGCGCGGCCATGCTGGGCGATACGGAAAACGTGCTTGTTGTGGCCCGCGCCATGATTGAGGCCGCTGGCCGTGGACGCGTGGGCTTCAAATTACGCCTGGGGCTGGACGACACCCGCCCGGTGCTGCCCGATCTGGCCTTGCGCCTTGAGGATGCGGGCGCTGGCTGGCTGACCCTGCACCCACGCACGGCCCGTCAGGGTTTTGGCGGCACCGCGCAATGGGAAGCCATTGCCATGCTGGCCCAACGCCTGACAATCCCCCTGCTTGCCAGCGGTGATCTCTTTAGCGCGGAAGACGGCGTAAACTGCCTTAATAGCACCGGAGCCAGCGGCGTCATGTACGCCCGTGGGGCCATGCACAATCCCGCCATCTTTGCCGACCACGCAGCTCTGCTGGCCGGAAACACCCCAGTTCAGGCCGATGCCCCCCGTTTGCGGGCCATGATTTCCCGGCATCTGGAGCTCGCCCGCGCCCACTGCCCCGGCAAGGCCGCCCTGTGGAAAATGCGCTCCGTGGTGCCGCGCTACGTGCGCACCCTGCCCGGCGCACGGGCCTTGCGTCAGGAGCTGTGCCGCTGTAATGATTGGGAAGAGCTTGACCGGTTACTGGATATTTTTCTGGGAAGCCCTGACTAG
- the ispH gene encoding 4-hydroxy-3-methylbut-2-enyl diphosphate reductase: MDVYRAKTAGFCMGVSLALQKLNTALERRGGTPETARICTLGPIIHNPQVLAEYESRGVVCVKEAAQLHPGDVAVIRAHGITRQVEEQVKQSGADIVDATCPKVKKAQLSIGRATADGATLLLFGEADHPEVRGLVSYACGPAHVFGTAAELESLHLAENKAYVLASQTTQDRQIFQEIVEDLRTRIADLVVLSTICDATRERQEEARNIASCVDVMVIIGGRQSGNTRRLADVASLNGIDTYLVERVEELAAENFLQKNRAGLTAGASTPKSLIDAAHLWLQSL; this comes from the coding sequence ATGGATGTTTACCGCGCCAAGACTGCGGGCTTTTGCATGGGCGTGAGCCTGGCCCTGCAAAAACTTAACACTGCGCTGGAGCGCAGGGGGGGCACCCCCGAGACGGCCCGCATCTGTACCCTTGGCCCCATCATCCACAATCCGCAGGTTCTGGCGGAATATGAATCGCGCGGCGTGGTCTGCGTCAAGGAAGCCGCGCAACTGCACCCCGGTGATGTGGCGGTTATCCGCGCGCACGGCATCACGCGGCAGGTTGAGGAGCAGGTCAAGCAAAGCGGGGCCGACATTGTGGACGCCACCTGCCCCAAGGTAAAAAAAGCCCAGCTTTCCATCGGGCGGGCCACCGCCGATGGCGCAACCCTGCTGCTTTTTGGCGAGGCGGATCACCCAGAAGTACGCGGGCTGGTTTCTTACGCCTGCGGCCCGGCCCATGTGTTCGGCACGGCGGCAGAGCTTGAGTCCTTGCACCTTGCCGAAAACAAGGCCTATGTGCTGGCCTCGCAGACAACTCAGGATCGACAAATATTTCAGGAAATTGTGGAAGATCTGCGCACGCGCATTGCCGACCTTGTGGTGCTTTCCACCATTTGCGACGCCACCCGCGAGCGGCAGGAGGAGGCACGCAACATTGCCTCCTGTGTGGATGTCATGGTAATCATAGGCGGAAGGCAGAGCGGAAATACCCGCAGACTGGCTGATGTGGCCTCTTTGAACGGCATCGACACCTACCTTGTGGAGCGTGTCGAAGAGCTGGCCGCAGAAAATTTTTTGCAAAAAAATCGTGCAGGTCTAACGGCTGGCGCATCTACGCCGAAAAGTCTTATTGACGCGGCTCATTTGTGGCTGCAGTCGCTTTAA
- a CDS encoding chemotaxis protein → MAQTNILLEAGTNELEVVEFYLEEFTPPSADAPQLDENGEPVPAKPYRGYYGVNVAKVLEIIRMPKVTALPEVQHPSVLGAFNLRSRIIPLVDLAMWLGKTHPAKEEQPKTIVTEFNNVTTAFMVSGVNRIHRISWEQVEPPNKYVAAVSNNTVIGVVKLEDRIIFLLDLEKVVANLNPKLGLRLDDLGEDWTNEGYRALVADDSALIREMQRDLLEKAGFTVEVVSNGRAAWDRLLDFKKSAEEGNRPITDFVHVVVSDIEMPVMDGLNLTLRIKEDSMLKKLPVLLFSSLITEKLRHKGVSVGADDQISKPEVTQLAHRAMALIKAREQGQA, encoded by the coding sequence ATGGCCCAGACCAATATTCTGCTGGAAGCCGGCACCAACGAGCTGGAAGTGGTGGAATTCTATCTTGAAGAATTCACCCCTCCTTCTGCCGACGCGCCGCAGTTGGACGAAAATGGCGAACCCGTTCCCGCCAAGCCCTATCGCGGCTACTACGGTGTCAACGTGGCCAAGGTGCTTGAAATTATCCGCATGCCCAAGGTGACGGCGCTGCCCGAAGTGCAACACCCGAGTGTGCTCGGTGCTTTCAACCTGCGTTCGCGCATTATTCCGCTGGTGGATCTGGCCATGTGGCTGGGCAAAACCCACCCTGCGAAAGAAGAACAGCCCAAAACCATAGTGACGGAGTTCAACAACGTCACCACGGCCTTCATGGTTTCCGGCGTCAACCGCATCCACCGCATTAGCTGGGAGCAGGTTGAACCGCCGAACAAGTACGTTGCCGCCGTATCCAACAATACGGTCATCGGCGTGGTCAAACTTGAAGACCGCATCATCTTTCTTCTCGACCTTGAAAAGGTGGTCGCCAACCTCAATCCCAAACTGGGCCTGCGGCTTGACGATCTGGGTGAAGACTGGACGAATGAAGGCTACCGCGCCCTCGTGGCCGACGACTCCGCCCTTATCCGCGAAATGCAGCGCGACCTGCTGGAAAAGGCGGGCTTTACCGTTGAGGTTGTTTCCAACGGACGCGCAGCCTGGGATCGCCTGCTGGACTTCAAAAAGAGCGCTGAAGAAGGCAACCGGCCCATCACAGACTTCGTGCACGTGGTGGTTTCGGACATCGAAATGCCGGTCATGGACGGCCTCAATCTTACCCTGCGCATCAAGGAAGACTCCATGCTCAAAAAGCTGCCGGTGCTGCTTTTTTCCTCACTCATTACCGAAAAACTGCGCCACAAGGGCGTGAGCGTGGGTGCGGACGACCAGATTTCCAAGCCGGAAGTTACCCAGCTGGCTCACAGGGCCATGGCCCTCATCAAGGCCAGGGAACAGGGTCAGGCTTAA
- the selB gene encoding selenocysteine-specific translation elongation factor has translation MAVVLGTAGHIDHGKTSLVRALTGIDCDRLQEEKRRGITIELGFAWVDLPGGERLGIVDVPGHERFVKNMVAGAAGVDFVMLVIAADEGIMPQTREHLEICSLLGIRTGLVALTKTDMVDADWLEMVQEEVRGFLQGTFLEGAPIFPVSATTGDGVDTLRDHLACMAAELPAQRRSDIFRLPVDRVFSMKGHGTVVTGTVISGVCNLGDELRFMPPDLPTRARGLQRHGKAADSVQPGQRCAVNVQGLDVEEIERGFVLARPGELFPSNRWLVRLTCLSSAPRAMRQRVEIHFHHGTRECAARVVFRDRDKLAPGETALAELRFKEPMVGVFGDHCVLRAYSPLRTVAGGLLVSPLPPELRAKDPELADKMRLLQELPDLRDAAEAIGGGKAEAKARDEARAALARGALTLRGIEGADEARLRALTGLARSAVEAALQLLSTRGDAICWDKENRCWIGKIPFEKLLAASLERGADLHRREPLKPGFTRGALCTGWSRNLPPKLVQKVLDQALKQGDLVTEGEGLRLQSHTVSLAADQAGLRQKLLDAHASAGLTPPNAKDVFEELGVSPKEAAPVLRLLCEAGELVKIKDGLYYHGPALADILERVRGWFTTHDNLDVGGLKELLGLSRKYLIALLEYMDNERITVRVGDQRRFRGR, from the coding sequence ATGGCAGTAGTGCTAGGCACGGCAGGGCATATAGATCACGGCAAAACTTCGCTGGTACGGGCGCTTACAGGCATCGACTGCGATCGCCTGCAAGAAGAAAAACGCCGTGGAATCACCATTGAACTTGGCTTCGCCTGGGTTGATCTTCCTGGCGGCGAGCGGCTGGGCATCGTGGATGTGCCGGGACATGAACGCTTTGTCAAAAATATGGTGGCTGGCGCGGCAGGCGTGGACTTTGTCATGCTGGTCATTGCCGCAGACGAAGGCATCATGCCCCAGACCCGGGAACATCTTGAGATATGCTCCCTGCTGGGCATACGCACCGGGCTTGTGGCCCTCACCAAGACAGACATGGTGGACGCCGACTGGCTCGAAATGGTGCAGGAAGAAGTGCGCGGATTCCTGCAAGGCACCTTTCTTGAGGGTGCGCCCATCTTCCCCGTTTCCGCAACCACAGGCGATGGCGTGGACACGCTGCGCGACCACCTTGCGTGCATGGCTGCCGAGCTGCCCGCTCAGCGGCGCAGCGATATTTTTCGCCTGCCGGTGGACCGCGTATTCAGCATGAAGGGGCATGGCACCGTTGTGACAGGCACTGTCATTTCCGGCGTGTGCAACCTTGGAGATGAACTGCGCTTCATGCCGCCCGATCTGCCCACCCGCGCGCGCGGGCTGCAACGTCATGGCAAGGCCGCCGATTCCGTGCAGCCGGGCCAGCGCTGCGCCGTCAACGTGCAGGGGCTGGATGTGGAGGAAATCGAACGCGGCTTTGTGCTGGCCCGCCCCGGCGAACTGTTCCCCTCCAACCGCTGGCTGGTCAGGCTCACCTGCCTTTCCTCCGCCCCAAGAGCCATGCGCCAAAGGGTGGAAATCCATTTCCACCATGGTACGCGCGAATGCGCGGCGCGGGTGGTCTTTCGCGACAGGGACAAACTGGCCCCCGGCGAAACCGCACTGGCGGAACTGCGTTTCAAGGAACCCATGGTGGGCGTATTTGGCGACCATTGCGTGTTGCGGGCCTATTCGCCCCTGCGCACGGTTGCTGGCGGGCTGCTGGTCAGTCCTCTGCCGCCCGAATTGCGCGCCAAAGACCCTGAACTGGCCGACAAGATGCGGCTGTTGCAGGAGCTGCCCGACCTGCGCGATGCGGCAGAAGCCATCGGCGGGGGCAAGGCTGAAGCCAAGGCGCGCGATGAGGCCAGGGCCGCGCTTGCACGTGGCGCACTGACCCTGCGCGGTATCGAGGGTGCTGACGAAGCGCGGCTGCGCGCCCTGACGGGCCTTGCCCGATCCGCTGTGGAGGCGGCGCTGCAACTGCTTTCCACCCGTGGCGACGCTATCTGCTGGGACAAGGAAAACCGCTGTTGGATCGGCAAAATTCCCTTTGAAAAGCTGCTGGCCGCCAGTCTTGAGCGCGGGGCTGACCTGCACCGCCGCGAACCTCTCAAACCCGGATTTACCCGGGGGGCCCTTTGCACGGGCTGGAGCCGCAACCTGCCCCCCAAGCTGGTGCAAAAAGTGCTGGATCAGGCCCTCAAGCAGGGCGATCTGGTCACTGAAGGCGAGGGGCTGCGCCTGCAATCGCATACAGTGAGCCTGGCCGCCGATCAGGCGGGCTTGCGCCAAAAGCTTCTGGACGCGCATGCCAGCGCGGGGCTGACCCCGCCCAACGCCAAGGACGTGTTTGAAGAACTCGGCGTTTCCCCCAAGGAGGCCGCCCCGGTGCTGCGCCTGCTCTGCGAGGCTGGCGAACTGGTCAAGATCAAGGACGGCCTGTATTACCACGGCCCAGCCCTGGCCGATATTCTTGAACGTGTGCGCGGCTGGTTCACCACCCACGACAATCTTGATGTGGGCGGCCTGAAAGAACTTCTGGGGCTTTCGCGCAAATATCTGATCGCCTTGCTGGAATATATGGATAATGAGCGCATAACCGTGCGAGTGGGCGACCAGCGCCGTTTTCGCGGGCGTTAG
- a CDS encoding AEC family transporter has translation MFQALFAVMPVFLIIGAGVLLRSRDVLPENAGPVLGIYVLKLALPLLILHLLAGASLADLGHWAFWGGILGSQLVVYCLGYVGDRIFCRRGVGPGVIAGLSCSACNAAFVGLPIVSNLFPGNATAMLIAGLCTLTPNVVMIIGQSRLDALAGSLAWDGGNPLKFVGKLLKVFILGNPILLSTLAGIALSASGLGLWAPLDRAVSLVGYTAAPCMLLALGLDLRQKLVVATRQAHGHAFVRHAWFILCKLVLHPLLCWAMLAALGVSGLWLVISVIISATATALVVTVIAEVYSAVPEEAALTAVVANGLSIFTLTGFVWGFQVLGMV, from the coding sequence ATGTTTCAAGCGCTGTTTGCCGTCATGCCCGTATTTCTGATTATTGGCGCGGGCGTTCTTTTGCGCAGTCGCGATGTATTGCCCGAAAACGCTGGCCCTGTCCTTGGCATCTATGTGCTCAAGCTGGCTCTGCCTCTGCTGATTCTGCACCTGCTGGCCGGGGCCAGCCTGGCTGATCTTGGGCACTGGGCTTTCTGGGGGGGCATCCTTGGTTCCCAGCTGGTGGTGTACTGCCTTGGCTATGTGGGCGACAGAATTTTTTGTCGGCGCGGCGTGGGGCCGGGCGTTATTGCCGGGCTTTCGTGTTCCGCCTGCAATGCCGCCTTTGTGGGGCTGCCCATCGTGTCCAACCTGTTCCCCGGCAATGCCACGGCCATGCTCATTGCTGGTCTGTGCACCCTCACGCCCAATGTGGTCATGATCATCGGGCAGTCCCGTCTGGATGCTCTGGCCGGATCGCTGGCCTGGGACGGCGGCAATCCCCTGAAATTTGTGGGCAAGCTCCTGAAAGTTTTTATCCTCGGCAACCCCATTCTGCTTTCGACTCTGGCGGGCATAGCGCTTTCCGCCTCCGGGCTTGGTCTGTGGGCTCCCCTTGACCGCGCGGTGAGCCTTGTGGGCTACACGGCGGCCCCCTGCATGCTGCTGGCTCTGGGGCTTGATTTGCGGCAAAAGCTGGTGGTGGCTACGCGGCAGGCTCACGGCCACGCCTTTGTGCGGCATGCGTGGTTTATTCTCTGCAAGCTGGTGCTGCACCCGCTGTTGTGCTGGGCCATGCTGGCGGCCCTGGGTGTTTCGGGCCTGTGGCTCGTGATCAGTGTGATCATCAGCGCCACGGCCACGGCTCTGGTGGTGACGGTCATCGCCGAGGTGTACAGCGCCGTGCCGGAAGAAGCGGCCCTTACGGCGGTGGTCGCCAACGGACTAAGCATTTTTACCCTGACAGGTTTTGTATGGGGTTTTCAGGTGTTGGGCATGGTTTAA